TCTCAGTTCCCACACACTCCTTGACACCAACCAAATTAGGACTTTGAGCCAAGGTTTGAACTACACTGGGAGGAATATCTTGATTAGTCCTTGTAGGTATGTTATATACAATGATGGGGCCTATGGAAAGTACACTGTTATAGTGAGCAACCAAACCATCCAAAGAGGTTTTGCCATAGTAAGGGCTTATATGAAGTGCAGCATTCATTCCAACAGCAAAACCTCTCTCAGTGGCTTTAATTGCCTCTGATGTGCAGTTGCTTCCAGCATTACCAACAACCTTAACTCTGTCCCCAAAACAGTTGACTGTGTGTGCAATAAGCATTATTTGTTCACTCCAGGTCATTAGTTGGCCTTCACCAGTTGAGCCTGCAACAAGAATACCTTCAATGCCTTTTGCAATCTGCATATCCACCAAGTTATCATATGAATCAAGATCAAATTGGCCATTAGGTAGATAAGGAGTTTTAACCGCCGTTATCAATCGCAGACTCCTAATGCCCTCCATTGATGTCCTGCACATACAGTACATGCAAAATTTATTTCCATGAACAAGTCTTACTTTGTATAtgttgagatgtttgtgaacataattacaaaatttggtTAGCAAGTGTAGCTTTGTCAGCAACAACCAGCCAAGTCATGAAGCTAAAAATGCATAAGCATCTACATTTTGTTGGCACATTcctcaaaaattaaaatatacattgcCAGTGGCagatttttatcatataaattgttataaagCTTCGTTGGAGATCAAAGATACAGGCAGAACTTGATAGACAATCAATTTctttgaatagaaaaatcagTTCCCGAGGCTTCCAGAATTCGCACGAAGAGATTTCAAATGTTGCAACATAGTACACATAATACAGAAAATAAGTTCTTGTTGGAATAATAACAAACGGATTGTATACGATTTAACAGGAGGAAGAACTTATACGGAAGTGAATATAATATGAATTGATTACTAAAAAATCCACCTATTTTTAACCACTGAACTGCTCATTGGGAGGTGAAAATCATTTACTGCAGATGCTTgtggaggcttccagtatgtAGTATTCTTAGGATCTTTTCTGCACAAcacaaaatagaaattaaactcACCAAAATATGGAAATGACCAAGATAAAATGATTATCctccaaaataaaatgaacaaaatatgcACTTCCTAACTTCTAAAGATAACTCGCACCAATCTCATGTCTCTTCTACatgttaatttcattaaaaactagaaattatattatgaataataacTGTTCATATACAACGATGAAACGTTAGACAACCTCATCAACTACCATCATCCTTACATTATTTTAGTAACTTCATATAAATCCATAAACCAAAGTCAAAATTAGGAATGTTCAGAAACAAATAAAGATCACTGTAGAAAACAACAACCATGAGAAAGAAGGTAatcatgtatttaaatttaaaaaataataataaaataaaagagtttaCTTTTACCTCTTCCTGCAAGTTCTGAAAACGGAGCGGAAAAACACTGAACCGGGTTCTGCGATCGACAAGCTGCAACTACAATGGTTCTTCAACATGGTCACTTGACCCGAACTGAAACTGACACTAAGATCCGACCCGATTGAAGCTCTGAACAACGGTTTCGCTTCGAAACAGTTGGAAAACATAAGAGAATCGAGAGGGATTGCAAGCGTTGACTACGGAAACAGTGTTATATGTTACTAAATTGTAACATTATCCCACTGTGAATTTTTCAGAAAGTATCATAATCCTTAAATAGATTTTTAGtaaaatactatattttaacttaaaatggAATATTTATTGTGATAtcaccaatttataatattggAATGCGCTTGAACAATAGTACTATTGAGGATTACACTCATCCTTAAAAGAACACTAGAATTTTAAACTTCAAGCATAATAAAGTTTTCCAAAAATTATAAGGTTACAAGAAATAAAGTCTAGTGAACTAAACtacaacatcatcatcttcttctaaAGCAGTCTCCAAGGAAACCTCATCTTCCTTTACTCACATCCAAGTGAATGATTATTGCAAAAAAAAgaacacatacacatacatgaCACAAATACAAAGCAAGGGTGAGTTAATTATATAGAAAGCATACATATAGTAGCATGTACATACAAGAGGTAACTTCaattaaaacaagataaaacataCATCCTAACATGTAGTATTCTAGacctagactcgtccggactttagaatgatagtcgagctatggcgggtcatgcacccatGGTGGCTTATGATACTTCGGTTCCCCACCTtacacactcacaaggttagccTGTTTCGGGCCTTGAGGCGTACTGGAAGctcccaagactaagacctcctactactcctcaccacatggttcaatactctctacgtgagaagaaagaccattggagcgtcaggaagaccctcaaaactgagctcctactttcattctaaaaatactaagaatctcaccaagagattctacacagatgaAACTTGGTTTTCCACTTCCGCACTCTCATTTCTTTGAAACCATATACTCATAACATACATGTTCAAACTCTATAAGATGAAGCCATGGATATTGAAGCAAACTTACAACCAATGTAGCAAACCATTCAATCAAACACACAACAGCAAATAGATTAAACATCTACACCATGATCTCCTCGCGCAGCACACAGGGTTCGCATAGCGAAACCCCAAGTCGCATGGCGAGACCAAGGTGATTCACATAGCGCACCTAAGCTCGCCTTGCGAATTAATTGGCCAGAGGCTCTAGACCTCTGGTCTCTCGCATAGTGCACCAGCTTGCACAGCGAGAGATCTCAAACAAAGAGCACCTTTCTGTAGCGACTCGTTACGCAAGACcattcgcatagcgagtctgCATGATTTGTAGAACGCCAATTTTGTAGAATCATGCAACTCACACCCCTCCAACCACTTCTAACCGTCTAACCTAACTTCTAACACCTCTAATTCATGATATGGACGTATTTAAACTTGTCTAGGTGAATTTTAGCTATTATAGAGTGATTCTAAAGTGATTTAGGCTTGAATTCAACTCTAAAACACTCAACCTCATGACTTAGGGGCTCCAACTCAATTCTACCACTTCTAATgtgttttagttcaattttatgcacctaacaagtcacaattgGCTTGTCTAGACTGATCAACCAGACCAAATGCACCCAAAACCCCAACTGTTCGAAATCACCCTCTCACTTCCCCTCACACAACCTAAACCTTTCCTAATTTCTAAACTGTCTATCTAATTACTATTACAGTAACTAGGTTCATCTAACTCACTACACAGACAAGTAATCACAGGTTCATAAATTTCGTACTTTAGTTCATACAATCCCCCATACCCAAAACCAAGGCAATAGTCAACATGGAACAACAGCTCACAATTTAACATGCATACACATTCTAAAACAGattcaagcaaacaaaaaatcAGCTCCTCTTACCTGTTAGTTCTTACTGCTCAGCTCACCAAGGATGCCCTAATAGTGCCTCACCCAAGAAGACACGATGGAACCTATAAACCACCACATTGGCGATAGAGAACAGCTCTTAGAGCTTGATTGGGTAGAAAACACGAAGAGAAAACTTCACTAGTTACATGCAACCAGTAAAGTTGCATGCCTTAGCTTCaagaacaatggaagaaaaaggggaaaatgaCTTACCAGTTAGAACGAAGAAAAACGTTTAGTAGAAATGGAGCCCTCTACGTCGCGGACGCTTGGGCAGCACCTAAATCAAAATCCCACAGTTTAGTGAGCTGGAAATGTATAGAGAAGACAGAGCAAGGTTAGGGAAAATGAGCTCTAGAGAGAGAGTTTAGGCTTAATGAACCAGACTTTGAGTAGTACTTTCTAAGTTCATGGTGTCCTTAGTTTTATGGCCCTGACTGCCTCAACATAAGGCCCAATAGCCCTACATTTTTCAGGCCCTTACATTTATGGAATTAATCGTAAGATCATTATCGTTGAGAATCTCATGTTTTTCTATAGCGaatgtttgaaataaattcaattaaaataattaaaatttatttattaatgttttgttcagattaataaaattttctttagtttctttATCATCATCTTGAGCTAACATTTAAACCGTTTAATTTGtcaaattattttctcaaaatatgttttattatataataaaattatataaagtatGTCTTTACAGTTCAAATATTTGTggggtttttttaatttattttattttattgcccaacaattaattttaaggACTTTCCACATTTTAAGAAGGATAAGAAAATGTCTAGATagatgaaattattaaattattagagAAATTCAATAGAGATGAGGAATACAATACTTATTgaataaacataatttaattaatatgacaTATTGTGTGTATGGTATATAATATAGATTGAACGGTTAACATtcaggaccgttcggtctaacATTCAAGATTGTTCGATCCATTCGCTACAACAACAATGGTCAACTAGGTTAAATGGTTTTGGGTCATAATTGGATCATCGTTTAAGTTGTTATTGGGCCAATAGTTCAACAAATGATACAATAATCAAAgatatctgattaaagatattgataagttgTTTTTGACTAACTAACTGAATCTAAgggtaaatttgtttttattttattggatctgTGCTAGTTTAGGATCCATGAGAtgacttataaatataaggtcAGGACCAAAATCTAGGTACGTTCTACAAGATCCAAAATACTCAATTGTGATAAACAATTCACTGAGTATTCAATTGTGAGCAGAAGCTCTTTAAACACACACCTAACTTGAGCATCGGAATGCCTTTTGCAAGTACCCTCCCCCATTCTGGAATTGAAGCGCTTGGAGCAGAAGGTTCAAAGGTCAAAAGATAAGAAGATTACAGCAGAAAAGGTTAGTCTCTCAGCTCTACACAAATCtataccgaaacattttggcgcccaccgtgagACCGAGAGAAGCTGAAGAAACCCAATGGTGATCACGAGAAATATGGAGGAGCAATAGAGCACCATAGAACTGATCAGAGATATGCAAGTACAGATGCAGGCACATGCACAAACCATACAGGCGTAGGCACAAGCACAATAGGAGATGCAGCGGAAGCACGCATAGGAAATTGCGGCGCTAAGCGTAGAACGATTCCCTCCCGAGCGGTCCACCCAGCATTCTGTCTCAAACCAAGAGAATGAAAACGATGTCAGCCGTAATCAACAACCATCCCAACACACCTACCCAAATGGTGGGGAAAGAAGGGAGCCAACGCCCTTGTAAACCATTTGACCCACCAGTTTACTCCTTTTTACGCCGACCATCATGCAAACTCCAATGCCAAAAAAAATTCTTCCCGCTTTAGATAAGTATGATGGATAGACGAATCCAGATGATCATCTCAAGACGTTTGTTAACACAATGACGTTTTACATGAACAATGATTCGTTCATATGCAGAGTCTTCTCATTATCACTCAAGGAGGAGGCATTGGAATGGTATAACACTCTTCCCCCAAACATAGTTGATTGTTTCGCTACTGTGGAAACCCCCTTTAGGAGACAatactgttgagattgttgacaacacaatatctatctcactttggtttttgatgatgacaacacacttttagtaacacacatatgttgttgttgtgttacatgttcatatgcttattgtttgatatattgttgaacatgtttatgtgttttaCTACTATGTtaatgcatacttattgagcttgtacatgttacatcatatctggttgcattacacatgttttaaaggatgaaaaccacatgcactcttATGAACTTAAAagctgtgtgacaaagctgcagtgAAGTCGACTTCAGTACTAATTGATTGGACtatactaaagtctttgtacagattttcagaaatagtgctatgtgagattttttgaagaaaagaatttcaaaatgcttTGACATGTCGAAGTTGACTGTGTGCGCCACGCATTCGACTACATGagttgtttgctttgaaattctgttatgctcatgaatagtaacggctatatttttaaaagctagttgagcattgaatttAAGTCAACTATAATGAATgggaatttattttgtttgattgtatGGTACTGGTTTGACTAatatgttataactgtcataacctagtcgactgaattagtagcatattcgactaaggGAGCGTCTGATTAACAGgaatctataaatagatgtaatatgaaattattcagagacttttggacattttttattttcagattctgtttcagattgtttctcagagattatagagctccaagaattctccaagaagacggtggtgatctttcttgaaggagattcaaaggAAGACTGACTGCGTGAtcattgcttgatcacatatCTGCACATTGGGGTGTTTTCTGGTCgatcaagattcttgttggcatccATTGGTGATTGCTTTTgtgacctgttgtgattataggggataaactcgtggagtctggttcactttgaggattattCTATTCAAAGTGGTTGgtagattgcaggagaggggacatattgttgcaagtcttgctgtgtgtggtttgcctatattttggttagagggttagagaggtgttttatatttttgacgtggaggtcttctatagaagtcttgttgtaaaaaccttgaccattatagtgcatttgcttccgggtatAGGAAGggcactggatgtaggcattgaggccgaaccagtataaaaactagtgtttgattttctctatccctgctctTTTaattacagtcgactttattatttgtgcagtcaactatgtttttccgctgcacacgaattttcattacttgcaattcaagaaagtttgtaaagttttatactttgatttaaagattgcgaaaagactctgattttgaaaacccgccaattcaccccccctcttggtgtaaaaagaagcctacctgttttcaaACAAATACGGGTCCAATCGGAGACAGAAGATGACAACGACGGAATTGGTAAATACTAAACAAGAGAAGGAGGAATCTTTGAAGGCCTTTATGAAAAGGTATAATGAAACCGCACGGCAAGTTAAAGATGTTAGTCACACTTTTATCATAAACAATTAGCCTTCATGCCTAAGACCAagatattttgttgaaaattataGCGCGACCACCAAAAACTATGGAGGAACTTCAAGTAAGGGTTGCTAAGTTTATTCGTATTGAGGACATGAGGAGCTCAAGGAAGAAACAACAGTAGGAAGCTTCTGCAAGCGAAAATAGAAAGGAAGAGAAACGATCGTTCGATAATAACGACAAAAACGGAGGTCAACATTTGAGGGATCTCCCCGGATACTCAAGTTGAATCACTATACAACCCTCAATGCACCGAGGTTAAGGTCTTCGATGAAGCTCTCAGTGCTGAACTTCTCATATTCCGAAGGAAGGCAACTCCCAAGAACGCAAACGAGAGAAAAAGTTGTCATTTCCATCAGAATCGCGACCATACTACGGAAGAGTGTCTAgtattcactagtgcaaaaatattgtttaacatCACACGTTAAACATCGGTTAAGGGTAAGtgcgacgtatattgatgatcGGTGGCATTTCTGTAAATATGTTGGTAATATAGGCATTCGTTAGTTGGATCAGTTAAACGTCGGTTAAGGGTAAGtgcgacgtatattgatgaccagTGGCATTTCTGTAAATATGTTGGTAATATAGGCATTCGTTAGTTGGATCACCGACATCTATAGTATTTTAGACGTCAGGCATTCCAACCTAACGTCTATATTTttgacagttaggtgaaaagtcatttctttcagccTTACAGACGTCCGTTCGGCGGGGGCCCCTAATAAcggtaatttttaccattatctatggtgcatttttcttgccaaatcaacactcctgaagcttgaaacatgcttaatcctcttcttaatctaactttgtgaataaacttagcttaggttacacactttagttttcatctcttttcctcaaattttgtaggaactttgagtNNNNNNNNNNNNNNNNNNNNNNNNNNNNNNNNNNNNNNNNNNNNNNNNNNNNNNNNNNNNNNNNNNNNNNNNNNNNNNNNNNNNNNNNNNNNNNNNNNNNNNNNNNNNNNNNNNNNNNNNNNNNNNNNNNNNNNNNNNNNNNNNNNNNNNNNNNNNNNNNNNNNNNNNNNNNNNNNNNNNNNNNNNNNNNNNNNNNNNNNNNNNNNNNNNNNNNNNNNNNNNNNNNNNNNNNNNNNNNNNNNNNNNNNNNNNNNNNNNNNNNNNNNNNNNNNNNNNNNNNNNNNNNNNNNNNNNNNNNNNNNNNNNNNNNNNNNNNNNNNNNNNNNNNNNNNNNNNNNNNNNNNNNNNNNNNNNNNNNNNNNNNNNNNNNNNNNNNNNNNNNNNNNNNNNNNNNNNNNNNNNNNNNNNNNNNNNNNNNNNNNNNNNNNNNNNNNNNNNNNNNNNNNNNNNNNNNNNNNNNNNNNNNNNNNNNNNNNNNNNNNNNNNNNNNNNNNNNNNNNNNNNNNNNNNNNNNNNNNNNNNNNNNNNNNNNNNNNNNNNNNNNNNNNNNNNNNNNNNNNNNNNNNNNNNNNNNNNNNNNNNNNNNNNNNNNNNNNNNNNNNNNNNNNNNNNNNNNNNNNNNNNNNNNNNNNNNNNNNNNNNNNNNNNNNNNNNNNNNNNNNNNNNNNNNNNNNNNNNNNNNNNNNNNNNNNNNNNNNNNNNNNNNNNNNNNNNNNNNNNNNNNNNNNNNNNNNNNNNNNNNNNNNNNNNNNNNNNNNNNNNNNNNNNNNNNNNNNNNNNNNNNNNNNNNNNNNNNNNNNNNNNNNNNNNNNNNNNNNNNNNNNNNNNNNNNNNNNNNNNNNNNNNNNNNNNNNNNNNNNNNNNNNNNNNNNNNNNNNNNNNNNNNNNNNNNNNNNNNNNNNNNNNNNNNNNNNNNNNNNNNNNNNNNNNNNNNNNNNNNNNNNNNNNNNNNNNNNNNNNNNNNNNNNNNNNNNNNNNNNNNNNNNNNNNNNNNNNNNNNNNNNNNNNNNNNNNNNNNNNNNNNNNNNNNNNNNNNNNNNNNNNNNNNNNNNNNNNNNNNNNNNNATATTTATCAATCACCTCATTTTCACGTGTTTTGGCCCCAAGTAGTTCAAActtttacttatgcataaattttactttcattgcacaatCTCAAactaaaatggaatcattctttagtttaaattagttagtaattatacgatagTAAAGTAATAACGacgtctcttgggaaacgatatctggtcttaccggttttactacttgagcgatttggtacacttgccaaagtctcaacaagtttttggcgccttGCCGGGGACTTCGGTCtaattactttacttttgtgtgatttctaACCTATTTAAGCTTTactcttatattctttttatcttgaataatttttgtttcattatttgtgGGCTAACTTGGTGCTCTAGTACTATTGGCTCTAGTGTATGTAGGGCACAATCCGTTCTAGGAGCACACGATCTTCTAAAACCTCTCCTCTTAGATATCGCAGTTGAAAAGACTTCCCGAAGAAACaatagtagaagaagaagagaggatcGGGCATCTAGAGAAACTTCTCCAGCTCCTGTGACTCCTGAGCAACTCATTGTGCCTGCAGCTGAGCAGGAAGTGGAACAAATGGCTGAAAATATGAATGGTGTTGGTGATGGGCAAGATAGACGCACTCTGGAGGATTTCAATACCTTTTCAGGGTCGTTTCATTTCAACAGTATTGCTCGGCCACAAATCAATGCACCAAACATGGAGGTGAAGCCTGCTCTCATTCATCTGGTGCAGAGCAAGTAATTTCATGGCCTGACACATGAAGATCCATTCAAACACATCACCTGTTTCTTGGAattatgcaatacagtgaagctCCAAGATGTTCCTGATGACTTCATAAGACTCAGTCTATTCCCATTCTCTCTCGAAGGCAACGCCAAGGAGTGGCTCACTTCATTTCCAGAAAATAGCCTCACTTCATGGGATGATGTGGTGGCCAAGTTTTGCAACAAATACTTCCCTCAATCCAAAGTAACAAAAGGGAAGCAAGAGATTTCATCTTTCCAGTAGGGTTTTAGTGAGACATTGGGTCAagcttgggaaagattcaaagggcTACTAAGGAAAACACCCACTCATGGGTTTGATGAGCCCACAGTCCTGATCGTGTTCTTGACAGGACTGGGTTCCCAAACTAAGTTAATGTTGGATGCCTCATCTGGAGGAAATATCAGTTGGAAAACCCCAGAGGAAGCCCAGATGCTCATTGAAAATATGGCTGCTAATGATAACGAATCACAGAATGAGAGGGGGCAACAAAGAGGTGTCCTACAACTCCAGTCTCATGATGCCATCTTGGCCTAAAATAAACTCATGACCCAACAGCTTGAAATCCTCATGAATAAAGTCTCACAGTTGCAAGAGCACCAAAATGTGTCACATGCCCAACATCAAGGATGTTCAGTGTGTGGTGGAGGGCATATAAGTGGCCAGTGTGTGAAGGAAGGCATGACCCAAGAAGATGTAAACTATATGGGTATTCAAAACCGGCCAAAcaattacaaccaaggttggaGACCCCACCCTAGCATGGGCCAAGGGCAAGCTGGGCCATCAACTAGACCACCACATCACAATACCAACCTCACTCTGCTTGTGCTGAAAGATCCTCTAAGTTGGAAGACACTCTCCAACAGTTTATGCAAGTCTCCATTTCTAATCATTAAAGCACTGAAGCTTCCATCAGAAACTTGGAGATCCAAATGGGCCAATTGGCCAAGAAGTTGGAAGAGAAATTTGACAAGGGTTTTGGAGCCAATACAGAAGCTAACCCAAAGGAAGAGTGTAAAGTTATCACCACTAGAAGTGGTAAGG
This genomic stretch from Vigna radiata var. radiata cultivar VC1973A chromosome 7, Vradiata_ver6, whole genome shotgun sequence harbors:
- the LOC106767755 gene encoding 4-hydroxy-tetrahydrodipicolinate synthase, chloroplastic, with the translated sequence MFSNCFEAKPLFRASIGSDLSVSFSSGQVTMLKNHCSCSLSIAEPGSVFFRSVFRTCRKRKDPKNTTYWKPPQASAVNDFHLPMSSSVVKNRTSMEGIRSLRLITAVKTPYLPNGQFDLDSYDNLVDMQIAKGIEGILVAGSTGEGQLMTWSEQIMLIAHTVNCFGDRVKVVGNAGSNCTSEAIKATERGFAVGMNAALHISPYYGKTSLDGLVAHYNSVLSIGPIIVYNIPTRTNQDIPPSVVQTLAQSPNLVGVKECVGTERIKQYTDEGIVVWTGIDKMSHDARWDFGAVGVQSVASNLVPVRRHKSVLFFLEKL